A window of the Gorilla gorilla gorilla isolate KB3781 chromosome 8, NHGRI_mGorGor1-v2.1_pri, whole genome shotgun sequence genome harbors these coding sequences:
- the CTBP2 gene encoding C-terminal-binding protein 2 isoform X2, with the protein MALVDKHKVKRQRLDRICEGIRPQIMNGPLHPRPLVALLDGRDCTVEMPILKDLATVAFCDAQSTQEIHEKVLNEAVGAMMYHTITLTREDLEKFKALRVIVRIGSGYDNVDIKAAGELGIAVCNIPSAAVEETADSTICHILNLYRRNTWLYQALREGTRVQSVEQIREVASGAARIRGETLGLIGFGRTGQAVAVRAKAFGFSVIFYDPYLQDGIERSLGVQRVYTLQDLLYQSDCVSLHCNLNEHNHHLINDFTIKQMRQGAFLVNAARGGLVDEKALAQALKEGRIRGAALDVHESEPFSFAQGPLKDAPNLICTPHTAWYSEQASLEMREAAATEIRRAITGRIPESLRNCVNKEFFVTSAPWSVIDQQAIHPELNGATYRYPPGIVGVAPGGLPAAMEGIIPGGIPVTHNLPTVAHPSQAPSPNQPTKHGDNREHPNEQ; encoded by the exons GTATCCGCCCCCAGATCATGAACGGCCCCCTGCACCCCCGCCCCCTGGTGGCGCTGCTGGATGGCCGCGACTGCACTGTGGAGATGCCCATCCTGAAGGACCTGGCCACTGTGGCCTTCTGTGACGCGCAGTCGACGCAGGAAATCCACGAGAAG GTTCTAAACGAAGCCGTGGGCGCCATGATGTACCACACCATCACCCTCACCAGGGAGGACCTGGAGAAGTTCAAGGCCCTGAGAGTGATCGTGCGGATAGGCAGTGGCTATGACAACGTGGACATCAAGGCTGCCGGTGAGCTCG GAATTGCTGTGTGCAACATCCCGTCTGCAGCCGTGGAAGAGACAGCGGACTCTACCATCTGCCACATCCTCAATCTGTACCGGAGGAACACGTGGCTATACCAGGCACTGCGGGAAGGCACGCGGGTTCAGAGCGTGGAGCAGATCCGCGAGGTGGCCTCGGGAGCAGCCCGCATCCGTGGAGAGACGCTGGGCCTCATTGGCTTTG GTCGCACGGGGCAGGCGGTTGCAGTTCGAGCCAAGGCCTTTGGATTCAGCGTCATATTTTATGACCCCTACTTGCAGGATGGGATCGAGCGGTCCCTGGGCGTGCAGAGGGTCTACACCCTGCAGGATTTGCTGTATCAGAGCGACTGCGTCTCCTTGCACTGCAATCTCAACGAACATAACCACCACCTCATCAATGACTTTACCATAAAGCAG ATGAGGCAGGGAGCATTCCTTGTGAACGCAGCCCGTGGTGGCCTGGTGGACGAGAAAGCCTTAGCACAAGCCCTCAAGGAGGGCAGGATACGAGGGGCAGCCCTCGACGTGCATGAGTCAGAGCCCTTCAG CTTTGCTCAGGGTCCGTTGAAAGATGCCCCGAATCTCATCTGCACTCCTCACACTGCCTGGTACAGTGAGCAGGCGTCACTGGAGATGAGGGAGGCAGCTGCCACCGAGATCCGCCGAGCCATCACAG GTCGCATCCCAGAAAGCTTAAGAAATTGTGTGAACAAGGAATTCTTTGTCACATCAGCGCCTTGGTCAGTAATAGACCAGCAAGCAATTCATCCTGAGCTCAATGGTGCCACATACAG ATATCCGCCAGGCATCGTGGGTGTGGCTCCAGGAGGACTTCCTGCAGCCATGGAAGGGATCATCCCTGGAGGCATCCCAGTGACTCACAACCTCCCGACAGTGGCACATCCTTCCCAAGCGCCCTCTCCCAACCAGCCCACAAAACACGGGGACAATCGAGAGCACCCCAATGAGCAATAG
- the CTBP2 gene encoding C-terminal-binding protein 2 isoform X1 — protein sequence MRPGLPGPTELCAQTSSRGQKSVPKEKESCGIWQLYHFLSRKQEPRWEPCVSGSSSGGGAVADLADELRGYPACCCTLPVHSYRSWAGIRPQIMNGPLHPRPLVALLDGRDCTVEMPILKDLATVAFCDAQSTQEIHEKVLNEAVGAMMYHTITLTREDLEKFKALRVIVRIGSGYDNVDIKAAGELGIAVCNIPSAAVEETADSTICHILNLYRRNTWLYQALREGTRVQSVEQIREVASGAARIRGETLGLIGFGRTGQAVAVRAKAFGFSVIFYDPYLQDGIERSLGVQRVYTLQDLLYQSDCVSLHCNLNEHNHHLINDFTIKQMRQGAFLVNAARGGLVDEKALAQALKEGRIRGAALDVHESEPFSFAQGPLKDAPNLICTPHTAWYSEQASLEMREAAATEIRRAITGRIPESLRNCVNKEFFVTSAPWSVIDQQAIHPELNGATYRYPPGIVGVAPGGLPAAMEGIIPGGIPVTHNLPTVAHPSQAPSPNQPTKHGDNREHPNEQ from the exons ATGAGACCAGGACTTCCAGGCCCCACAGAGTTGTGCGCTCAGACCTCAAGTAGGGGCCAGAAGAGTGTACCGAAAGAGAAAGAATCTTGTGGAATTTGGCAGTTGTACCATTTTCTTAGCAGAAAACAGGAGCCCAGGTGGGAGCCATGTGTGTCGGGTTCCTCGTCAGGTGGCGGTGCTGTTGCGGATCTCGCGGATGAGCTGAGGGGGTATCCAGCTTGCTGCTGCACGCTTCCTGTCCACTCATACAGGTCGTGGGCTG GTATCCGCCCCCAGATCATGAACGGCCCCCTGCACCCCCGCCCCCTGGTGGCGCTGCTGGATGGCCGCGACTGCACTGTGGAGATGCCCATCCTGAAGGACCTGGCCACTGTGGCCTTCTGTGACGCGCAGTCGACGCAGGAAATCCACGAGAAG GTTCTAAACGAAGCCGTGGGCGCCATGATGTACCACACCATCACCCTCACCAGGGAGGACCTGGAGAAGTTCAAGGCCCTGAGAGTGATCGTGCGGATAGGCAGTGGCTATGACAACGTGGACATCAAGGCTGCCGGTGAGCTCG GAATTGCTGTGTGCAACATCCCGTCTGCAGCCGTGGAAGAGACAGCGGACTCTACCATCTGCCACATCCTCAATCTGTACCGGAGGAACACGTGGCTATACCAGGCACTGCGGGAAGGCACGCGGGTTCAGAGCGTGGAGCAGATCCGCGAGGTGGCCTCGGGAGCAGCCCGCATCCGTGGAGAGACGCTGGGCCTCATTGGCTTTG GTCGCACGGGGCAGGCGGTTGCAGTTCGAGCCAAGGCCTTTGGATTCAGCGTCATATTTTATGACCCCTACTTGCAGGATGGGATCGAGCGGTCCCTGGGCGTGCAGAGGGTCTACACCCTGCAGGATTTGCTGTATCAGAGCGACTGCGTCTCCTTGCACTGCAATCTCAACGAACATAACCACCACCTCATCAATGACTTTACCATAAAGCAG ATGAGGCAGGGAGCATTCCTTGTGAACGCAGCCCGTGGTGGCCTGGTGGACGAGAAAGCCTTAGCACAAGCCCTCAAGGAGGGCAGGATACGAGGGGCAGCCCTCGACGTGCATGAGTCAGAGCCCTTCAG CTTTGCTCAGGGTCCGTTGAAAGATGCCCCGAATCTCATCTGCACTCCTCACACTGCCTGGTACAGTGAGCAGGCGTCACTGGAGATGAGGGAGGCAGCTGCCACCGAGATCCGCCGAGCCATCACAG GTCGCATCCCAGAAAGCTTAAGAAATTGTGTGAACAAGGAATTCTTTGTCACATCAGCGCCTTGGTCAGTAATAGACCAGCAAGCAATTCATCCTGAGCTCAATGGTGCCACATACAG ATATCCGCCAGGCATCGTGGGTGTGGCTCCAGGAGGACTTCCTGCAGCCATGGAAGGGATCATCCCTGGAGGCATCCCAGTGACTCACAACCTCCCGACAGTGGCACATCCTTCCCAAGCGCCCTCTCCCAACCAGCCCACAAAACACGGGGACAATCGAGAGCACCCCAATGAGCAATAG